Sequence from the Ursus arctos isolate Adak ecotype North America unplaced genomic scaffold, UrsArc2.0 scaffold_20, whole genome shotgun sequence genome:
ACACGGTAGCCACTGACTTATGCTCCACAGGCATTGATATCTGCAGTTTCAGTGAAGATATAAAACCTGGTGACTCTCTATTACTGAGTGTTGAGGAAGTGCTTCGCAGCTTAGAAACTGTTTCAAATACAGAGGTTTGTTGCCCTAATTTGCAGCCCAACTTGGAAGCTACTGTATCCAATGGACCTTTTCTGCAGCTTTCTTCCCAGTCTCTTAGCCATAATGTTTTTATGTCCACCAGTCCTGCACTTCATGGGTTATCATGTACAGCAGCAACTCCGAAAGTAGCAAAATTGAATAGAAAACGATCCAGATCAGAAAGTGACAGTGAGAAAGTTCAGCCACTTCCAATTTCTACCATTATCCGAGGCCCAACGTTGGGGGCATCCGCCCCTGTGACAGTGAAACGGGAGAGCAAAATTTCTCTTCAACCTATAGCAACTGTTCCCAATGGAGGCACAACACCCAAAATCAGCAAAACTGTACTTTTATCTACTAAAAGCATGAAAAAGAGTCATGAACATGGATCCAAGAAATCTCACTCTAAAACCAAGCCAGGTAttcttaaaaaagacaaaaccgTGAAGGAAAAGATTCCTAGTCACCATTTTATGCCAGGAAGTCCTACCAAGACTGTGTATAAAAAACCCCAGGAAAAGAAAGGGTGTAAATGTGGGCGTGCTACTCAAAATCCAAGTGTTCTTACATGCCGCGGCCAACGCTGCCCTTGCTACTCTAACCGGAAAGCCTGCTTAGATTGTATATGTCGTGGCTGCCAAAACTCCTATATGGCCAATGGGGAGAAGAAGCTGGAGGCATTTGCTGTGCCAGAAAAGGCCTTGGAGCAGACCAGGCTCACTTTGGGCATTAATGTGACTAGCATTGCTGTGCGCAATGCTAGTACCAGCACCAGTGTAATTAATGTCACAGGGTCCCCAGTAACAACGTTTTTAGCTGCCAGTACACATGATGATAAAAGTTTGGATGAAGCTATAGACATGAGATTCGACTGTTAAATCAGTGGGTCTTTAAACCTACCTCTGGTAGGGAAATAGCTACAGTTTTACGGCAGCTATGGTTTTGTTGGTTTAACTTGCCGGAGCTCCTGCATATAGATCACTTGTATCAAGTGTTTTCATTGCTAAGTTATATGTGTTAGTGTCGGGGAAATAGTTTGCAGATAATGGAGGAGTAACCTTACAACTATATGTCCTTAGTTCTTACAGAACCTCATAGTTTGAGAACAAATGCTGATGCAACTGATTTATACAAAATGAACTTTGGCAAGGAAAATAACATTAACCTCATTGTTTATGGTCATGCTTTGTGCATAATCAAAGTTTATGATTAAATGTAAGGAAGTGGTATCTAGTCAGTCCATAAAGATTGTGCTAATTTTTTGTGAAAAAGTAGCCATTAGTTCAGGAGACTCAGTGCTGCCTTCAGATGCCATTGATGCTTCTCCTGTTGAAAAGCTGATGTGTCCAGCTCAACCTTTGTGCTGACATAATACCATTTCTGATCATGAAAATTGGCTACTGGTGTATGTAGCAGTTCTTAAATCAGCAGTATTATGAAAGAAAATTTGCCCCTCATTAGAATGTTGAAATCTGTCTTTTGAAAAGTGAACAAACTGAAATTCTGTCAGGATTGCAGATGTTTAGCTGTTTATGCTATAAAACCCTTCTGAGTTTGAGTAAATTTTATAGTTAATGTCCAACTcatttctaggggaaaaaattcaaagtCCTTCACTTTTAGCAATGTTCTAATTAGATAAATGAAGTGGAGAAGTGCAGTTTTAGTCTGAAGGTAATTGAATTTAGACTATAGGAtgtgacagaatttttaaaaaattaaaaaaattcttatttagaaattgggatttatttaaaataattttgaaataatgccCCAAAACTTACCCAGGTTTATGCATTATATTTATTGCTGTTGGccacttctttgattttttttgtttgtttcctctaaTAGTTTCACAGACTTTATTTTGAAtatgctccttttctctcttttggggTGCTGTTCATTATGAAGGCTTCTTTATAGAGgccaaataaaaaatgcatttttacgAAGCCTGTGCATTTAGGTAGGTTTGAAGCTAGGAGGATTTTCTTTAGAATGCTCTTTTGCATGTAAAGCACAAACTATGTTTCAGTTTAAATGCATGTCTTCCCTTTAATTTTTATGGGGAAGACAAGTGAGTCACACACATTCTGTTGAAGGGAAATCTAGTCAGTTGCTTGAAAGAGCACAGCCCAAATACAACAAGGACTGACTAGGTTGTAAAGAAATGACCTTacgatttaaaaaaagatttgctgCTTTGACAGTGcttatttaaagagaaatactGCTGGAAAATTTCCAATTTCTACTACGTTCACCATCTCTCATGAGATCTGACATACGTTGAAGTTATGTTTTGATTTGGCACACAGCATGTTCAATGATGGTTACTCACCTAGTACAAGACATGGAGAAGAAACCTTTGGACACAGAGCAGATGACACCTCCTTCTGTTTTGTAGTGTATCCTGGTGTCATTTTCTGTGAATGTGGTCAGGtagaattgtttttgttgttgttgggcttttttttttttttttctttctttctttctttctttctttcttttttttttttttttttttttttgtctctttggtggggtgggggtgggctaaAGCCATAGGAAGAAAAATGTGATGTATGTGTCCAGTATgtactattttgtttttgttttgcaagaAGAGTTGAACTATTTTTGATAACAAGAGTAAATGGTGGAAAATGCTTCTTAGTTGTCTTGTCTTTATTTGCTTTCCAAgttttggaattttatttactTCCTCTAAGTGTTAGCAGTGTCTTATGAAACATGTATTTGCCTAAAGTTTGTAACAGCTTTGTGTTGAACCCAGATGCCCTGCTATATAAACTTGTAAATCTGTTCTTTATTCACTAATAATCACTGCAAAAATGACTAGAAATGAGATTGTACACATGGATGATTAGGATATATTTTGCAAATCTCCCAAACTTTCCTAATACtatgatcttaaaattcatagaatATTGCTTCCCAAGTTTGAtaattttagttttgtgttttttgatgCATGGGAGGTTGGCAATATAGACAAAGCGGAAATCATTAGTATGTGAGGGCCTTGATTGTTATGTAATATTGCCAATGATTAATTCAGGTTGTTTTTAGCacaagtttctcttttttatgcTGGTATTCTCACTGCCACATTTTTGGAAACCTGTATTACACCTTAAATctatcaataaatgttagttttctaATTCTATGTTGTAGAATACTGAGGAGTTTGGGATAGTGTGCTCTGAATGGcctatattatatacatttggGGAAGAATAATTAATTACAGTGCCTTGatttttgcattgtttttctttataccaTGAGTTAATTTAGGAATGCTGACCAATGGCTAATTAGGGATGATTGAGGAATTCTTACTGCAGTAATCGGATTTACGTTATCAGGATTTGAAACCATCAGAACAATAACTTCTAATATgacacattttcattcttttgagtcTTTGTTAACATACATAATCAAATGATAGAAGTGTTAGAACTGGCGATTTATCTGTTAGCTTCATTAAGTCTACATTTCTGTGCAGAGTTACAATATGGTCCTAGGATAaagaattccttttattttactgtGTTCTTAGTATTCTTGAAACAACTCTACGGTGACCTTGCTGAAGAAAAGTAAAAGTTTTACgacagatgaaaaaattaaaaatttttaaaaaattaaaaaataaaatataagatgttTTAGAAAATACTAAGTTAGTGTTGGAATCTAATACTTGGatgatattttaacttttttccctcctttctaaaaaattaagttttaggTACCAGAATAACAATCAATTACACATTCttttaagagaatatttataAGGCTAAAAGTATATAAAGCTAAAGTCCCTTTTGATCCCTGTGAACCTCTCATTCCTAATATCTAGTCCTCTTCCTTATCCCCCCAAAGGAAATCACTTCTCAGTTATGAGGTGGTGTTACCCCTTTAGGTATTCCTTTATGATTTTCCCAGAGGTTCAAAGAGTTATTCTTTGAAACTCAAGTTTGTTTATAATGTTACTCTTACAAACATAAAAATGAGGTGCAAGTGTGAATAAAGCCAAAAGTGTAGTGATTATCTTAGTGAATGTGGTTCATATTTGACAACTTGTCTCTTTATTTAGTTTtgcaaaaagggaaaaacaaaaacaagttaaaTCATGCAGGTTTCTCCACCCAAACACACTTTTGTAACATTTCCAAGTTGAGCAAATGACTTACCTCATTTGATCAATCTAGAATTTTATAAACACTATGAATCGTACACAATGACATAGATAAGATGCAGGGAAAATACACAGAATTTCATTAATTTGATTACTGTGGCAATTAATGTTTTGCTATGAAACTCATTTTTCATTGAATAGCATTAAGACCATGATAAccctcaattta
This genomic interval carries:
- the MSL2 gene encoding E3 ubiquitin-protein ligase MSL2, which translates into the protein MNPVNATALYISASRLVLNYDPGDPKAFTEINRLLPYFRQSLSCCVCGHLLQDPIAPTNSTCQHYVCKPCKGKKMMMKPSCSWCKDYEQFEENKQLSILVNCYKKLCEYITQTTLARDIIEAVDCSSDILALLNDGSLFCEETEKPSDSSFTLCLTHSPLPSTSEPTADPQASLSPISESTLSIAIGSSVINGLPTYNGLSIDRFGINIPSPEHSNTIDVCNTVDIKTEDLSDSLPPVCDTVATDLCSTGIDICSFSEDIKPGDSLLLSVEEVLRSLETVSNTEVCCPNLQPNLEATVSNGPFLQLSSQSLSHNVFMSTSPALHGLSCTAATPKVAKLNRKRSRSESDSEKVQPLPISTIIRGPTLGASAPVTVKRESKISLQPIATVPNGGTTPKISKTVLLSTKSMKKSHEHGSKKSHSKTKPGILKKDKTVKEKIPSHHFMPGSPTKTVYKKPQEKKGCKCGRATQNPSVLTCRGQRCPCYSNRKACLDCICRGCQNSYMANGEKKLEAFAVPEKALEQTRLTLGINVTSIAVRNASTSTSVINVTGSPVTTFLAASTHDDKSLDEAIDMRFDC